The proteins below are encoded in one region of Rhododendron vialii isolate Sample 1 chromosome 7a, ASM3025357v1:
- the LOC131333498 gene encoding uncharacterized protein LOC131333498 isoform X1 produces MASSLTTAYATIAPCRTANFTTPRRSATRIRCIGWDPEGLLGPPQTGHIARREFQRQMKSDAEAREAFERKIRQEKEHRRALRQSRVVPDTLGELIEYFLDTEAQEIEFEIARLRPRLNEEFFSHLKFELGQLRFAVSKTQDTEDRLFELEALQKALMEGTEAYDKLQADLLKAKKSLTKILTSKDVKATLLDMVEGNELNRSLLTLLDENIVTAQKDGQKQAVAFMEKLRGAMLKYMTV; encoded by the exons ATGGCCTCCTCTCTCACTACAGCCTACGCCACCATCGCTCCCTGCCGCACTGCGAACTTCACTACACCAAGGCGTTCGGCAACCCGAATTCGCTGCATTGGATgg GACCCAGAAGGCTTGCTCGGGCCTCCCCAAACCGGTCACATAGCGAGGCGTGAGTTTCAGAGACAGATGAAGAGTGATGCCGAGGCCAGGGAAGCCTTCGAACGCAAGATTCGCCAAGAGAAAGAGCATCGCCGAGCTCTTCGACAA TCTCGAGTTGTTCCAGATACTCTGGGGGAGTTAATCGAGTACTTTCTTGATACTGAAGCTCAGGAGATTGAGTTTGAGATTGCGAGATTGAGGCCTCG ACTGAATGAGGAATTCTTTTCACACTTGAAATTTGAACTAGGACAACTCCGGTTTGCTGTTTCAAAAACTCAG GATACTGAAGACAGATTGTTTGAGCTGGAAGCATTGCAAAAGGCTTTGATGGAAGGAACAG AAGCTTATGATAAATTGCAAGCTGACCTCTTAAAGGCAAAGAAAAGCCTGACCAAAATTTTAACATCGAAGGATGTAAAAGCAACG TTACTAGACATGGTTGAGGGAAATGAGCTGAATAGATCTTTGTTGACTCTTCTCGATGAAAATATAGTAACTGCACAGAAGGATGGCCAG AAACAAGCTGTAGCGTTCATGGAAAAGCTTCGTGGGGCGATGCTGAAGTACATGACTGTTTAA
- the LOC131333499 gene encoding 21 kDa protein-like codes for MAKLGLYLLLLFSSHMIASTISQSTTDPDPAASTNEFIESSCQATLYPTLCFQCLSCYATTIQKSPGKLAQAALSVSLDRAQSTSDYVSTMMSVSGLPSREFQAIKGCIATIGDSTSLLNNSIHELDQIGRPTDQDFMLHVSDIQTWVSAALTNLNTCVDGFSSKNTNGDVEAAIKSRVTDATQVTSNALALVNRFVAPHNAPAKGN; via the coding sequence ATGGCAAAACTTGGCCTTTATCTGCTGCTACTATTTTCTTCCCACATGATCGCATCCACCATTTCACAATCCACCACTGACCCAGATCCTGCTGCTTCCACCAACGAATTCATAGAATCCTCATGCCAAGCCACCCTCTACCCCACCCTGTGCTTCCAATGCCTCTCCTGTTATGCCACTACAATCCAAAAAAGTCCGGGAAAACTCGCTCAAGCTGCCTTGTCCGTGAGCCTAGACAGGGCTCAGTCCACCTCAGACTACGTCTCAACAATGATGAGTGTCTCGGGTCTCCCTTCCAGAGAGTTCCAGGCCATCAAAGGCTGCATCGCGACCATTGGTGATTCTACTAGCTTGCTCAATAACTCGATCCATGAGCTCGACCAGATCGGCCGGCCCACGGACCAGGACTTCATGTTGCACGTGAGTGACATACAGACGTGGGTTAGTGCCGCCCTAACCAACTTAAACACATGCGTCGATGGGTTTTCGAGCAAGAACACAAATGGAGATGTGGAGGCTGCTATTAAGAGCAGAGTCACAGATGCTACGCAAGTCACTAGTAATGCGCTCGCGTTAGTGAACCGGTTTGTAGCACCACACAATGCTCCTGCTAAGGGTAATTAA
- the LOC131333498 gene encoding uncharacterized protein LOC131333498 isoform X2 has protein sequence MASSLTTAYATIAPCRTANFTTPRRSATRIRCIGWDPEGLLGPPQTGHIARREFQRQMKSDAEAREAFERKIRQEKEHRRALRQSRVVPDTLGELIEYFLDTEAQEIEFEIARLRPRLNEEFFSHLKFELGQLRFAVSKTQDTEDRLFELEALQKALMEGTAYDKLQADLLKAKKSLTKILTSKDVKATLLDMVEGNELNRSLLTLLDENIVTAQKDGQKQAVAFMEKLRGAMLKYMTV, from the exons ATGGCCTCCTCTCTCACTACAGCCTACGCCACCATCGCTCCCTGCCGCACTGCGAACTTCACTACACCAAGGCGTTCGGCAACCCGAATTCGCTGCATTGGATgg GACCCAGAAGGCTTGCTCGGGCCTCCCCAAACCGGTCACATAGCGAGGCGTGAGTTTCAGAGACAGATGAAGAGTGATGCCGAGGCCAGGGAAGCCTTCGAACGCAAGATTCGCCAAGAGAAAGAGCATCGCCGAGCTCTTCGACAA TCTCGAGTTGTTCCAGATACTCTGGGGGAGTTAATCGAGTACTTTCTTGATACTGAAGCTCAGGAGATTGAGTTTGAGATTGCGAGATTGAGGCCTCG ACTGAATGAGGAATTCTTTTCACACTTGAAATTTGAACTAGGACAACTCCGGTTTGCTGTTTCAAAAACTCAG GATACTGAAGACAGATTGTTTGAGCTGGAAGCATTGCAAAAGGCTTTGATGGAAGGAACAG CTTATGATAAATTGCAAGCTGACCTCTTAAAGGCAAAGAAAAGCCTGACCAAAATTTTAACATCGAAGGATGTAAAAGCAACG TTACTAGACATGGTTGAGGGAAATGAGCTGAATAGATCTTTGTTGACTCTTCTCGATGAAAATATAGTAACTGCACAGAAGGATGGCCAG AAACAAGCTGTAGCGTTCATGGAAAAGCTTCGTGGGGCGATGCTGAAGTACATGACTGTTTAA
- the LOC131333656 gene encoding non-specific lipid transfer protein GPI-anchored 7-like, with the protein MDSSKIPAALFFAVVVAIMTAAPRAADAQTPQEPSCAAQLVRCAAYINGTGMPPESCCGPMKVAVETEMACLCTLYTTPGLLASFGFNVAQAIAIPARCGITTACTCDRDGSMYRRMSAMVPASFWGFFFSNFSIKIGCCFLVRNA; encoded by the coding sequence ATGGATTCTTCCAAGATTCCCGCAGCGTTATTTTTCGCAGTGGTGGTGGCGATCATGACCGCGGCACCCAGAGCGGCGGATGCCCAAACACCGCAGGAGCCGTCGTGCGCCGCGCAACTGGTACGGTGCGCAGCGTACATCAACGGCACCGGCATGCCGCCGGAATCGTGCTGCGGCCCGATGAAAGTGGCCGTGGAGACCGAGATGGCGTGCCTCTGCACTCTGTACACCACCCCCGGCTTGTTGGCTTCTTTCGGCTTCAACGTCGCTCAGGCCATCGCCATCCCCGCCCGTTGCGGCATCACTACTGCCTGCACCTGTGACAGAGACGGATCCATGTATAGGCGCATGAGCGCTATGGTCCCCGCGTcgttttggggattttttttttcaaattttagtaTTAAAATTGGTTGTTGTTTTTTGGTTAGGAACGCCTaa